A stretch of the Ananas comosus cultivar F153 linkage group 14, ASM154086v1, whole genome shotgun sequence genome encodes the following:
- the LOC109720331 gene encoding uncharacterized protein LOC109720331 — translation MTEFTYNNSYQASIKMALFEALYGRKCRSPFHWSEVGEKLILGPEVVQEAESKVRLARERLIAAQSRQKSYADKRQPQLEFQVGDHVFLKVSPPKGIKRFDIRGKFSPWFIGPYEILERVGSVAYWLALPLNLSGVHNVFHVFALRKYVFDPAHVLGSTLLKLWEDLSFEEQLVRILAPEVKASES, via the coding sequence ATGACGGAGTTtacttataacaacagttatcaagcaagcattaagATGGCACTGTTTGAAGCCCTGTATGGAAGAAAGTGTAGATCACCTTTTCACTGGAGTGAAGTAGGTGAGAAGCTGATTTTGGGTCCAGAAGTAGTCCAGGAAGCTGAAAGTAAGGTTCGCCTTGCTCGAGAGCGGTTGATTGCAGCTCAAAGTAGACAgaagagctatgcggataagcGTCAGCCACAATTGGAATTCCAAGTAGGAGATCACGTCTTTTTGAAGGTCTCACCACCGAAAGGAATTAAGAGATTCGACATTCGAGGAAAGTTCAGTCCTTGGTTTATTGGACcttatgagattttggagcgtgtaggctcGGTAGCTTATTGGCTTGCTTTACCGCTGAATCTTTCGGGagtacacaatgtatttcatgttttCGCGCTCCGGAAGTATGTTTTcgatccagctcatgttttgggTTCTACGTTGTTGAAGCTATGGGAagacttgagctttgaggagcaactcgtgaggattttggctccAGAGGTGAAGGCTTCAGAATCGTGA